A window of the Brassica napus cultivar Da-Ae chromosome A2, Da-Ae, whole genome shotgun sequence genome harbors these coding sequences:
- the LOC106385108 gene encoding homeobox-leucine zipper protein REVOLUTA, with translation MEMMEVANHGERSTSDNMNRHLDSNGKYVRYTSEQVEALERVYSECPKPSSLRRQQLIRECSILANIEPKQIKVWFQNRRCRDKQRKEASRLQSVNRKLSAMNKLLMEENDRLQKQVSQLVCENGYMKQQLTTVVNDVSCDSVVTTPQHSLRDANSHAGLISIAEETLAEFLSKATGTAVDWVQMPGMKPGPDSVGIFAISQRCSGVAARACGLVSLEPLKIAEILKDRPSWYRECRSLEVYTMFPAGNGGTIELVYMQTYAPTTLAPARDFWTLRYTTSLDNGSYVVCERSLSGSGAGPSPASASQFVRAEMLSSGYLIRPCDGGGSIIHIVDHLNLEAWSVPDVLRPLYESSKVVAQKMTISALRYIRQLAQESNGELVYGLGKQPAVLRTFSQRLSRGFNDAVNGFGDDGWSTMHCDGAEDIILAINSTKHLSNISSSLSFLGGVLCAKATMLLQNVPPAVLIQFLREHRSEWADFHVDAYSAATLKAGSFAYPGVRPTRFTGSQIIMPLGHTIEHEEMLEVVRLEGHSLAQEDAFMSRDVHLLQICTGIDENAVGACSELIFAPINEMFPDDAPLVPSGFRVIPIDAKTGDAQDLITSNHRTLDLTSSLEVGPSPETASGNSSTSCSSSRCILTIAFQFPFEPNLQENVAGMACQYVRSVISSVQRVAMAISPSGISPSVGSKLSPGCPEAVTLAQWISQSYTHHLGSELVTIDSLGSNDSVLKLIWDHQDAILCCTLKPQPVFMFANQAGLDMLETTLVALQDITLEKIFDESGRKALCSDFAKLMQQGFACLPSGICLSTMGRHVTYEQAVAWKVFAFENDNNNNNLHCLAFSFVNWSFV, from the exons ATGGAGATGATGGAGGTGGCTAATCACGGAGAAAGAAGCACCTCTGACAACATGAACAGACATTTAGACAGTAACGGTAAGTACGTTAGGTACACGTCTGAGCAAGTAGAGGCCCTGGAGCGTGTCTACTCCGAGTGTCCTAAGCCAAGCTCGCTCCGGCGTCAGCAGCTGATCCGTGAATGTTCCATCTTGGCCAACATCGAGCCTAAGCAGATCAAGGTCTGGTTTCAAAACCGGAG GTGTAGAGATAAGCAGAGGAAAGAGGCGTCGAGGCTACAGAGCGTGAACAGGAAGCTTTCGGCTATGAATAAACTGTTGATGGAGGAGAATGATAGACTCCAGAAGCAAGTTTCTCAGCTTGTTTGTGAGAATGGATATATGAAACAGCAGCTAACTACTGTT GTGAACGATGTAAGCTGTGACTCTGTGGTCACAACTCCTCAGCATTCTCTTAGAGACGCTAATAGTCATGCTGG atTGATCTCGATAGCAGAGGAGACATTGGCAGAGTTCCTATCCAAGGCTACAGGAACTGCTGTTGATTGGGTTCAGATGCCCGGGATGAAG CCTGGTCCGGATTCGGTTGGAATCTTTGCTATTTCGCAAAGATGCAGTGGAGTGGCAGCTCGAGCCTGTGGTCTTGTCAGTTTAGAACCATTGAAG ATTGCAGAGATCCTCAAAGACCGGCCATCATGGTACCGTGAATGTAGGAGCCTTGAAGTATACACTATGTTCCCAGCAGGTAATGGCGGCACCATTGAGCTTGTGTATATGCAG ACTTATGCACCAACGACTCTGGCTCCTGCCCGCGATTTCTGGACCCTGAGATACACAACTAGCCTCGACAATGGCAGTTATGTGGTATGTGAGAGGTCACTTTCTGGTTCTGGAGCTGGTCCTAGCCCTGCTTCAGCTTCTCAGTTCGTGAGAGCAGAAATGCTTTCTAGTGGGTATTTAATAAGACCTTGTGATGGTGGAGGTTCTATTATTCACATTGTTGATCACCTTAATCTTGAG GCTTGGAGTGTTCCTGATGTGCTTAGACCCCTTTATGAGTCATCCAAAGTCGTTGCACAAAAGATGACCATCTCC GCATTGAGGTATATTAGACAATTAGCGCAGGAGTCTAATGGTGAACTAGTGTATGGATTAGGAAAGCAGCCTGCTGTTCTTAGAACCTTTAGCCAAAGATTAAGCAG GGGTTTTAATGATGCGGTTAATGGGTTTGGTGATGACGGGTGGTCTACAATGCATTGTGATGGAGCCGAAGACATCATCCTTGCTATTAACTCTACTAAGCATTTGAGTAATATTTCTAGCTCTCTTTCGTTTCTTGGAGGTGTGCTTTGTGCCAAGGCTACAATGCTTCTCCAA AATGTTCCTCCTGCGGTTTTGATCCAGTTTCTAAGAGAGCATCGGTCCGAGTGGGCTGATTTTCATGTTGATGCATATTCTGCTGCGACGCTTAAAGCAGGTTCCTTTGCTTATCCGGGAGTGAGGCCTACAAGGTTCACAGGGAGCCAAATCATTATGCCTCTAGGGCATACGATCGAACATGAAGAA ATGCTTGAAGTTGTTAGATTAGAAGGTCATTCTCTTGCACAAGAAGATGCGTTTATGTCCCGGGATGTTCATCTTCTTCAG ATATGTACTGGGATTGATGAGAATGCTGTTGGAGCTTGTTCAGAACTAATCTTTGCTCCTATTAATGAGATGTTCCCGGATGATGCTCCACTTGTTCCTTCTGGCTTCCGAGTCATACCAATTGATGCCAAAACC GGAGATGCGCAGGACCTAATAACGTCTAACCACCGGACATTAGACTTAACTTCTAGCCTTGAAGTTGGTCCATCACCAGAGACTGCTTCTGGAAACTCTTCAACTAGCTGCTCAAGCTCGAGATGTATCCTCACTATCGCGTTTCAGTTCCCTTTTGAACCCAACTTGCAAGAAAATGTGGCTGGTATGGCTTGTCAGTATGTGAGGAGCGTGATCTCATCGGTTCAACGTGTTGCAATGGCCATCTCACCGTCTGGGATAAGCCCGAGTGTTGGCTCCAAGTTGTCACCGGGGTGTCCTGAAGCTGTTACTCTTGCCCAGTGGATCTCCCAAAGCTACAC TCATCACTTAGGCTCGGAGTTAGTAACGATTGACTCGCTTGGAAGCAATGACTCGGTGTTGAAACTTATATGGGATCACCAAGATGCTATCTTGTGTTGCACGTTAAAG CCTCAACCAGTGTTTATGTTCGCAAACCAAGCTGGTTTAGACATGCTAGAGACAACGCTTGTAGCCTTACAAGACATTACACTCGAGAAGATCTTCGATGAATCTGGTCGAAAGGCTCTCTGCTCCGACTTCGCCAAGCTCATGCAACAG GGATTTGCGTGCTTGCCTTCAGGAATCTGTTTGTCTACAATGGGGAGACATGTCACTTATGAACAAGCTGTTGCTTGGAAAGTGTTTGCATTTGAAAAcgacaacaacaataataatctACACTGTCTTGCTTTCTCTTTTGTAAACTGGTCGTTTGTGTAG